agtgacttccactttcacttttgaaaactcttagttgaggcatgtgggatctagttccctgaccagggattaaacctgggccgcCTGCCTTGGGAATGgggagacttagccactggattaGCGGGGAAGTCTCTAGGTCATGTGTTTAACAGAGGGAAGAACATAGCAGGGAACTGGTGGTCTTGTCCCACGTGGTGGGAGAGAAAGAGCAGGAGGAGGCTGCTGGAGGCTGGAATGCCCAGGATGAGACCCAGAGCCCAAAAGGACTTTGGACTTGATCTTCAGGGCTGCAGGAAGCCATGGAAGGATTTTAAACcatgattttatgttttaaagagCAGAAAATGGGTTAAACGGGCAAGCCTGGAGGCAGGTGTGTATCTGTGTCACAGTACGGGAGCAGCGTGAGAGGTGACTGTGGCCGCCCCAGGGGCAAGGCCCGGGGACAAGGGGTCAAGGCACCCGGATGAGATAGCAGGTGCTGGGTTCAAAGGAAAGGGGTTGGGGCTTACTTAACTGGgatttcccagcccaggaatgtTGAGAAAATAAGGAAGTGAGACTCTGCTGGAGGTGGAGTGGTAGGGAAGGGGCTGAACTGGGGTGAGGAGACAGGAGAAGTCTGGATTGGGGCCAGTGGGGATGGAGAACAAAGATGAAATCAAAGGCATTTAGGAGCTAGTATCGGCTGAGCTTGCCTGGATGTTCCTAGCTTGCCACTTAATCAGTCTTCCTGGAGGAGCTGGGCAGTATACAGAGGTAGAGTAACTGCTGGCTAGAGAAGTTCCAGAGGCTGATCCAAGACCAAGTGCAGAgctggggcagagagagagctGGACAGGTGACATCCAAAGTCGAGTCCTCCGGGGTCCAActcttattttacagaaaaggaaactgaggtcagaaAAGCAAACCGCCCTACCTAAGGCCATAGAGAATAAAGGTGCCAAGTAATGGGGACCAGAGCCTGCCTCTCCCAACGTCCAGTTAGGAACCCTCTCTTCCCACCACCTGGTCAGAGAAGAGGTGGCAGGTACACGATGAGCAGAAGAGAGAGGACCGAGAGGTGGACCCTGGAGGCTGGCGATGGAAGGAGGGGACAGAATTGAGAGAGGCTCCTGTTCCTGGGATGCTGAGGGGAGTCAGGAGCCGCTTGGGACCAGGCTGCCCTGGGCTTTGGGGATGGGCAGCTAGCATGAATCAGGCCTGTAGGAGAGCCGTCCAGGCGTCCCTGGGCACTTGCTCCTCAGAGGGAGAAGGCAAAGCCTCGCTCCCAGGTTCATCCCTGTCCCCCAACCCGTCCTGCTGGGTTTCAGGAAGAGATGGGACTTGCCGGAgcagcccccaccaccaccactcccccGGGGCTTCCACACTGCCAGAAAGCAGGGCTGGCCCGGCCTGCCTGGAAGATCCTGGGCTCCCACTCTGGCTCCTTCTGGGGCTTTTCCCAGGCTGCCGCGCCCCCTCCTCTCCCACGCACTGTGCTGACCCGCCCGAGGCGCCAGGCGCCAGCTCCACAGCCCATCATTAGCCAGCCCTGTGTGGggagttgggggttggggggtgcatCAGCCAAGAAGAAAACATTGGCAGTTTCTGTGACCCCAAATGAGGGTGGAGGCGCCTGGATTCGGACAGTAGCAATTAGCCACCGATTGTGGGATCATGGGATGTTATCACCTCTGCTGGCAAGGTGGATGTGGAGGGGACTCAAGGACCCAGGACAGCCTGGGGCCACCCCAGGAGGCACCGCTCCCAGAGAGAAGCCCACCAGGCAAAGGCCATGTGCTACAGGAGGCAAGGGACGCCTTCGTGCTGAGCTAACAGGGGCGTGGGGTGGACTCGGGCCCTCACGCCCCCGGACCAGGTGAGGGGTGCTAGGGGTTGCAGGCGCAAGAGCTGGGCCAGCTGCTGTTCATTTTCCTCGCCAAGCCCTCTGCCCTCGTCACCCTGGGCCCCATCCTAGACGTAGCAGGGAGACTGGAGGCTGGAGGTGTAGCCTGGGCTCTTGGAAAGTTCCTGAACCAACAGGGAAACATGCCCAGGGTGTAGATGCGAGATAGGACAAGTTCAAAGGACTTCAGTGAGAGCCTTGCTCATGCGGGTTCCTGCTGACAGAACGACTGGGTCCAGGTGACAATGATTGGCAAGACTTTCCCAGAGAAGATGACCCCAGAATGGGGCTTGCTTTCACATCTCCCCCTCTGCCTCACCAGCCTGTCCTCCAGGAGGCCAGGTTGTgacagaagaaagaggagagcCAGCCAGCCAGCACTGGGAGCTGACATTTGGAAAATGtagcagggctgggaggaggggacctATAACCTTTAGGTCACTATGCTGACTCAGCAAGGTTTCATCTGGCAGCCCTTCTCCACCCCCCACAGTAGGTGAGTCATCCCCACTTACCACTTAGCTGGTTTCTCACCGGATGTCCTGTTCCTTTCTGCCAGTTCCAGGGCAGGGAGCAAGGGAGCATCCCTGGAAAGCCCTAGAGATGGATCCCAAAGGATGCTGGTTTCAGAGAGGCCTTGTTGGGAAGCCCAGTGTCTCCACCCAGGCCTGCCACTTCTGCCCACCAGACTGAGGCACCAGGGCAGAGTGTCTGGAAAAGAGTGGGGAACAGAAGAAGAGGCAGCCCATGTCCAAATGCTCTGAATGCCCCTCCCCGGCCTTCACCCACCACACAGGCCCAGTCCCACCTGCTCAGCTAGGGAGAAGAGGGGTCTGGGGTTTCAAAGCTTAGGAGGAGAAACTGGTCCAGGTGGTATGGGTAGGAGAGTGCTGCTTCCCGCTCCCTCCGCCTGtccgcgcacacgcacacacacacacacacacacacacacacacacacacacacacgctctctGAGACACACCCAACTGCGTGGGAACCTGTGGCCCCAGCCTTGGATTAGCTCAAtggcaggcagggcagggcctTGGGGAGCAGGTTTGTCGGCCACAACTGAAGAGCCTTTGTGTTTTGTTGCTGAGCTGGGGCTTTTGCAGGTCCATGACGTCTCGGAGGCCGGCCAGACGCCTGCCTTGTTGGCTCAGCACTTCTGAGAAGCCATGAAGGAGGCCCAAACTGCCCAATCTCAGCaccagtggggaaactgaggcacaggtgCAGACCTGGATCCCAGACCCTAGAGCCCATAGGATGACCAGGGACAAAATAAGCAGTGCTCAAGGTCAGGAAAAGCAACGGACTCATTCTTTGATATCCCCTGAATGCAAGAACCCCTCTGCCAAGGACACGAGCACTCTCCCCCctcactccccacctccctggcTTTTCTCTGCTCTGCACATAGCAGCCCCCTGCAGGTGCCCCCAACCTGGGTTCCTAAAAGTCCCTGTTCCTAACCTAGCACCTGACACCCAGTCACTGGACTCCGACAGGGCCTCCatccctgcccccagtcccttgATCTGCCTGCCCACCAAGCCCAGTGTAGGCTAGCCCACAGGCCCTGCGATTGCAGCACTGTAACTGGTGTTTGTGTGCCCGTGGAGACACTGAGGTTACACTCCAAGAGGGACACCACCGAGAAAGTCAGCTTGAGAACCTGGGTTTATTTTTATGGCAGAGTGCCAAGAGCACTGGGGTGGGTGCTACTGTCTGTATCCCTGAGCGAGTGACCCAACCACTCTGGACTTTcatctcctctgtaaaatgatgcGTTGCATGGTCCTTTGAGCTCCACCATGGTACCTCTTTGGTGGTCCTGATTCCCACATCTGGGGCAGCCTCTACTTCTCATGTACACACTACtgtctttaaaatggataaccaacagggacctactgtatagcacagggaacactgttCGATGTTAGgtggcaggctggatgggaggggaatcaggggaagaatggatacatgcatacgtatggctgaatccctccgctgttcaccagaaactatcacaacattgttaatcggctgcatcccaacacaaaataaaaagttcatagaagaaaagagggagccTGTGGGGAAGAAGAGATAGTGCCTTCTGCCCACCAGACAGCTGAAGAACCTACCCTAGCTGTTCAGGGAACCAGACAGTCTGTAGGGTATTCTGCCGGCATCAGCCATGACATGATCAGCTCAACCCAAGGCCAAACCCggctccttccctctcccacaagGACTGAGGTCTGTTTAGAGACAGTGGGGATACAATAGAAAACATGCTAAACACACATGTCAGGAAACAGAAAAGGGTGCAGACTCAAGTAATATGCAGTTGGGCAATAGAATAGAGGTGTCGGCTGAGTAAGAGGTGATGAGAGTCCAGAAGGGCTTCCTGCAAGAGGGGAAATACAGGCATCCCAGATGATGCCTAATACTCGATAGGTGTCCAATAGGCATTTGTTGAGTGAAGTTCCAGGAAGGGAGGCCTCCTTCTTCATAAATgagaaatgatgatgatggtgatggtgatgaaacCCAGAGAAGGCTTCCGACCCACCTCTTCTGCACAGAGAAGGGCCCtgttcctgggccccacccccatctagccctttctcctccttttggtGGTGCCTGCAGCTATCAGAGTCGCTGGGGTGGGGTGTGCCCCCCTCTTTGAAAACCTCCCAATCCACCCAATCTAAAGAACGAGGGACATTCTACCCCACCTGCATCCCGCGGATGGGGTAGGGGGGCAGATTGGGTTCTGAGTCCCTGAGCCTAGAGTGGGGGGAAGGTAAGGGAGGGTCTTCAACCCATATCAGTCTTCCCAGCCCCTCCCAATTTCACACCTCTGGGATCCTTGTCCTCAGTGGCCCCAAACCCCGAACTCCAAGGGTTCCCCTTATGCCCTACCTGACCCTGCTAACAATAGCAGTTCTAGGTACTTTCACTGAAAGCATTTTTACTGCAAACATTTGGCCACATGACGAATTGGCTATGAGGCAATTTTGCCGTGAAAGATGAAATAACTGGTTGACAGTTTGGTTTCATCTGGTTGAGATGCTTTTCTTCCAGTTAGTGATATTACTGGTGGCTTTATTGAGCTGACAGAAGATAACAGTTTGCGCTAAGAGttggttttatgtttttaaacataCTAATTGGAAGAGAAAGAGGCCAAGGAGAAAGAGGCCAAGGAGAAAGAGGCCAAGAGCCTCCAAGGTACAGAGTTGAGCCTGTATTTCCCATAAAACTTTTTTGAGTCTATCAACAGACCTGAGATGATGTGCTAAGAACACACTACAGTGTGGAGGCTTTCCCAATGCAACTCAAGGGTCAATTACAAACACACACCCTCATGTTTGGAAACTGATACCTCTCTCAATGAACGAAgaaacttcagtaaaaaaaaaaaaaagaagaaaaagttcaaTGCCAGATGAGGAGATGAatcaacaagcaaaaaaaaagtataaaatactatGAGTGAAAGACTTGGTAGGCAAGTGCTTACTGCTTACACAAGGACAACCCACAAAACAAAATCAGTTCTCAGTTCAGTATTGCCATGCATTCACACAcaccttctccagtggctcagtggtaaagaacccacttgccaatgcaggagacgcgggttcaatccctagagaaggaaatggcaacccacaccaatattcttgcctgggaaatcccatggacagaggagcctgtccatgaggtcgcaaaagagtcagacgcaacttagcgactaagcgaCAACaattttgtttctcctttctcctgtttCACTATGTCCTTTTTAATGtccctcttatttttttattattttatctttttcggCAAAATTGCCTTAAGGACAATTAGTTACACAGCAAAAATGTGGCAAAGATGCTTAAGGTGGAAATAGCACACAAAGCTAATAGTGggccatggacagagaggcccaAGTCAGAATGCCcctgcctgctccttggaagtcCTCCCACCTGCCTGTCTGCTCATCACCAGGCAGAGGGGCAAGGGCCCAGGCCACCCACTTAGTGCCCAGTGAGCGGGCACTCAGGCACCTTCCTCACTGCCCCACCTGCCATGGGGTTGCTTCTGGGGGAGTCATACAGGACAGGAGGCAGCAGCCTCATCCCAAAACACATACAGGGTGGGGAGGGCCACCTCAGCCTAGTGAGGCGATAATGGGTGAGAGGCAGCACCCCTGGGGCACCTGAGCCCTTTGCAGCAGCCTCCGCTCCCCACACCCAGGCCGCTGtctgccttctcccctcctggCACTCTGCAGGCTGAGGTCGCTACTGAAGATGTGATAAATGAATGTCAGTCTGTGTCCAGGCGCTGAACACCACGTGGCCCCATACCCCAGATGGTGGAAGGAGCGGGGTCGCTGCGGGCTTGGCAGGCTGTGCCCTACTCTAGGCCCCGCCACCATGCCCTGGCACCAATCCCAGGATGGATCCTGGTGTCTacacccctcctgcccccactatCCCCACCCtacctcccccttcccccagtgGCCCGAGCCCTCCCAACTGGCTTTTCCTGTTCCAAGCTTTGTGTGGTGAAAGTTCCCCAATTATACCCACATTATCTCAGCTGCTGGGCAGCCTCCAGCAGGCTTGGGGAGtggaggctggggggtgggggagggagcacCCACTTACTCTGCTGGGAGGGCCTAGGGCTTAGGTCCTTGCCAACTGGCCAGTCAGCAGGAGTACCGGGCTGACTGGCCCGCTGACCTCACTGTGGGACGGTGTCTGGGGTGGGGCacagctgggctgggctgtggcTCAGAGAATCATAGACAGTGGAGGCCAGAAGGGACGAAGGAGATGGTGAAGTCCAGTCTGCTCCCTCCGGTGGGAGGAGAATAGGGCTCAGAAAGGGGAAGTGACCTGCCAAGGTGCCAAGGCAAGCTCTAGACGGAGGTGGACTAGAAGCCAGCACCCCCAGCCCGCTGCTCAGTGTCACCTCCACAATTCCCCACCAACCCACAGTGTTCTCTGCCGGGGACACGTCAGAACCCCACAGACTGGCCAAGGGGACAGCTGGAGAGATGGCGTGATGGCATCCCAGGTGGACCTTGAAGGGCTGTGTGGATGTGAGCGGACGCAGAGGAGGGGAGCATAGGGAAGCTTTCAGTACGTGGCAACGGCCTGGCTTCGAGGGCCAAAGATATGCTTGCTCAGCAGGCATGTCCTGAGTGCCGGCTGTGTGCCAAACATGGGAATACCGCTCTGACCTAGAGAGACCTGGCTGGTACCTTCTTAGGGGAGGTGTGAAGGGCAGCATACTTCACTGACCATAGTCTTAGGAGCCTTCAGAGGAATATGCTCTGCTCCCACCTCCATCATGCAGAGGCGAGTGTAGCCCCGAGTTCCCACTCTGGAAAGCAGACTCCCTTGGGGGCCCATTTAGGCCCTCCCCTACCTCGGGGTCAGTCCAGGGCCTGATGTTGATCTTAACTGATGGTGCTCCATAAAGTAACTGAGTGAAATAAGAAAGCAAGGATGGCTGATGACAGAACTCAGGAGTGAGCCCACTGGAGGGCATGGCAGGCCCAGGTAGATTAGAGGACTGAGCCAAGTTCAGAGTTAAGGAAAAGCTCAGACAAAAGCCATTCGAGAGGGAACAAAGCAAAATCGGCAGGGAGACTAGAGGgcgttcattcattcactcgaTGCCACTGATCACTCCTTCCTGCCTGCAAGTCTCTCCTCTCCGTCTTCCACTGCCATTTGTCTGGccacaaatgtttactgagcacctactatgacCAGAGGCTGGGCCCGGCACTGGGGATACAGGGATGGAAAAGACTCAGAGGCTGCTCTGGGAAGGTCATCATCTGGCAGAGGAGAAGCCAGAGGTGTGAACAACCACATTCCCAGGCAGAAAAGAGCCACAATAGGGTTGAGAGGATCGGGGAAGCTTCCTGAAGGAGGTGGCCTAAGTGGGACAGCTATAGGTGGAAAAGGGCCTGGGCCTTCTAGGGAACTGCAGGAACAGGAGTCTAGACGTGTAGCATCAGGCactccctgggggcccagtggttaggactctgtgttctTACTGCCAAGGGCCCCAATTTGATCTCACACATCTCACTGTgtggcccccctcccccccaaattaGATGTGTAGCTTCTACAGCTCTGTGCTCCTTGGAGGCTGGGACTGAATCCCTCATTGACGTGACTCCAGGGCTGATAGCAGACACAAAAAGTGGCACAaaaatgggaggagggaggaaggaaactcAAAAACATGGCATATTCTGCGGAACAGTCCGGTCGGATGTGATTGGAAGGCCTCATGTACAGAGAGATGTGGACAGAATGGCAGGGCCCAGATGATGAGGACGTCAAATGCCAAGTTATGACAGCCAGACGTGACTGAGAAGGCGAATGTGAGCCAGAGAGGCCGAGCCTCATGCAGTGCCTGCCTCTCTCAGCCCGGTTGGGTAGGGGGGCCGAGCCAGTACACTCCAGGGCCCAGGCACTCAGCCCTTTGCGGGGAGAAGACAGCGAGGGTGGCCTTACTGATGGGGCCCCTGGGGCTCCCCTAGTGCTTCCTGCCTCCTGACGCGTACTCATCCATCATAGCATTTGGTTCTCTTAGCAACCTATGAGCTAGAGAGGACTGGATTATCCACCCCATTTATCAGACGAGGgagctgaggcccagaaaggtgaAGAAGCTGGTGGCTCCTCAGCTGGCCCTCTGCCCAAAAAGCAGCACATTCAACCCTCATCAAAAATAAGGGTGCGGAGGGATATTTACTGCCATGGAGCAACATTGATAATATATCACTCAGTGAAAATACAGCTTAAGGAATAGTATGTACAGTATGACtctgattttgtttaaaaaaaaaacatggttacCAAGATATATGGAGAAGAATGTAAAAGAggttgtgcgtgcatgctaagtcactttagtcgtgtctgactctgcagcactatggactatagcccgccaggcttctctgtctatgggattctccaggcaagcatactggagtgtgttgccattatcttctccaggggatcttcccaacccaggatctaacccgcatctcttctgtctcctgcactgaccgGCGGGTTctttcaccactagcgccacctgaaaaGCCCGAACAAGAGGTTACTTCCCATCAGGTGATCCGTGATACGTCCGAGTGGTGGAATCAtcggttgtcattttcttctcagtATTTTTCAATATCCCCCACAGTTCTTCTAAAAAcagataattattatttttatagtcagAATTTGTAAAATAATGACTGCTGGAAAATAAAAGACCAGCACACAGGGAGTCAGAGTGGGGGCTCTGGCTGACCCTGACCATCCTCTGCCCTCTCTCTCGACCAGGCACCCAGGCCCAGATGGTCCAGGTGAACGACTCCATGTACGGTTTCATCGGCACGGACGTGGTGCTTCACTGCAGCTTCGCCAACCCGCTGCCGGGCGTGAAGATCACCCAGGTCACATGGCAGAAAGCCACCAATGGCTCCAAGCAGAACGTGGCCATCTACAACCCAGCCATGGGCGTCTCGGTGCTGGCCCCATACCGCGAGCGCGTGGAGTTCCTGCGGCCCTCCTTCACAGACGGTACCATCCGCCTCTCCCGCCTGGAGCTGGAGGACGAGGGCGTCTACATCTGCGAGTTTGCCACCTTCCCTGCGGGCAACCGAGAGAGCCAGCTCAATCTCACAGTGATGGGTAAGCTGACCTGACCGTGCCTCTCTGCTTGGGCATGTCCTGGGGGCTGGGCCATCTTCAGTGGATGCAGAGGTTCTCCTTGGGTTGGCATGCTCCCAAGCTCTGGACATGGCACTTTCAGTCCCTTCTCGCCACACTGTCCCCATTCACTAGGGATGGGAGCTGGCCTTAGCTGTGGGCAGAGTTGAGGATCAGTATTCAGGTTGAAGCCCCACTGTGGGGCACTTTCTGGGTGGCCAGGAAGCAGGCAGACACCATGGTAGGAGAGCATGCCAAGACTCCAGGAAGACTTGTGCTTGATAAAAGCTCATACAAAGAACAGAGCAGGAGGGCCATGGGTGAGACCCAAGGAGGTCCCTGTGAGAAGTGCTGGGAGGGGCCTTGGTGAAGCACAGCTGAGAGGCAAGCATGCCCAGGGTGACCTTGAAGCAAGGCCTGGCAGGCCTGCCCTCCCAGCCTGTGCGTCCTTGATAAGGCAGCAGAGCCAGACCCATGGCGCTCTCTTGTTCCCGGCAGCCAAACCCACCAACTGGATAGAGGGCACCCATGCAGTGCTTCGAGCCAGGAAGGGGCAGGATGAAAAGGTCCTGGTGGCCACCTGCACGTCAGCCAATGGGAAGCCTCCCAGTGTGGTGTCCTGGGAAACGCGGCTGAAGGGCGAGGCGGAGTACCAGGAGATCCGGAACCCCAACGGCACGGTGACCGTCATCAGCCGCTACCGCCTGGTGCCCAGCCGAGAAGCCCACCGGCAGTCCCTGGCCTGCATAGTCAACTACCACATGGACCGCTTCTGGGAAAGCCTCACCCTCAACGTGCAGTGTGAGTGCGGCAGGGCGTTGGGGGCGGGGCctccgggcgggggcggggcgcgtACTGttcccccccaccacccacacccaccccccacccccctccccccccaccaccagccctctctgcttttcttcccACCTCCTGCCGCTCTCCCCGCCCCTTCTTCCCTCACCGGCTTATgcctcctccctctttcctcttttccttccgcCTCCCTTTCTGGGGGCACTTTGTCTTCCCGTCCTCTCTTGCCCTGTCTTCTCGCTTTGCCCGTCCTCTCCCCGCTGCCTTGTTCCCCTGCTGCTTCTACTCTAAGGGTCTGTGACCTCCCAACCCCTGTCACTCTTCCCCCGTCTTCTGgctttttccttgtcttttccccTTCTGAGGCTCATCACCCTCTGAGgcttccccccgccccacctcgcCCCAAGTCCTGCTCTCCTGACCTCACCCTTTACAAACATCACCCCTTGTCTCACAGACGAGCCCGAGGTGACCATCGAGGGGTTTGATGGCAACTGGTACCTGCAGCGGATGGATGTGAAGCTCACGTGCAAAGCCGATGCGAATCCCCCAGCCACTGAGTACCACTGGACCACGTAAGTGCTGCGGGGCTGGCTGGTCGCCTTGCAAGGAACCTTGCTGCACCCACTCCACCTCCAGAAACCTTGGGCAGGGAGGAAATAAAGGTCTAGATTCAGGTTTCTCCGTGAGAAGGAGAGAGGccgtgagacacacacacacacacacacaccctcccatgTTTGACTGCATCAGGGTCAGCAGGACAAACCATTCTGCCAGGGGTCTTCCCTCGTGATCTGCCTCCTTTCTGCTCCCTAATCAAGAACGTTGTCATTCTCCTTTGGTGATTCAGTCTGAGTCACTCCCATCCCAGCccccagtatttatttttatcgAGGTATCCCCAGGGAGGCTGGCTTTCTGGAGCATCTCAGAtctctctttgttccttttccttttctccagcacCCCCAGATTCTCAGGGAGAGGCAGCAGTCAGCCCAGAATGCCTGTGTTCATGGAGTGCTTGCCCCAAGGCCAATCCCATTCTTGGCTTTGTGGTTTTGGGGCTTAAACCTTTCAGGGTCTAGTCTCCCCCTCCAGCCAGCTGTGACAGCCCGAGCCAAGGTTCTTCCCAGAGAACAGCTGGATGGAACACACAGAAGGAGAGGGGCATGGGGAAGCCAAGAAGTAGGTTGACTTGGGTGACCAGAGGATGGCTGCCCAGACTGTGTCTGCGTTCTTTTTCCAGGAAGTACAGGGCACTGGCACACCCTAGCTGTTTGTTACCATCCACTTCCTGGGACCAGGAGTGGCTCTGAAGGTGTGAGTGGGCAGGGCCTCCCTGCCAGTTTCATTTCTGGGTCCAAAAGTTTTGTGGCACTGAGGAtcaagaggaaggaaaagggtCTTCTGGGTACAGGAaacttctggaactctctcagcATAAAAAAGACTTGTGACATGCCCAGCAAGGAAAGGAGATGGTGAAATGGAACACAGTTCCTAAACACGGGTCACGTCTCATTACCCGAGTAGCCTGTTAAAATTCTAGGCCAGGACCCCAGCCTTAGTAGATTtgaggttgttgtttagtcgctaagtcatgtccaactccccacaactccatgaactgtagcccaccaggttcctctgtccatgggatttcctaggcaaaagtactggagtgggttgccatttcctaacccAGATTTGGGGTTAGGACTTTAAATTATTAACCAACTGCCTAGGAAACCAAGAACTAACTACCAAGAACCAGTGTAGTAAAAAGAGCACTGTGCTGAGAGTCCAAAGATCTGGTGAGATCCCCAGTTGTCACTTTCTAGCTATGTTTCCTTGACCCTGAACCTGGTTTCTCTTACATAGTATCTCTTAGATGCTGTGGGGCCAGTATCTACCTGTGCCATCTGCATTTCAGTGCTGTGATGAGCAAATGTGAGACACCGAATAATGTAAAACTGGCACATGCAAGAGATTACTGTTATTgttacttttattgtttttactcCTTCCAAGACAGATGCTGCCTATTAAGGCAGCCAAAGGGCTGAGGTCTTGGAGTCAGGTGGGTGACACAGGGGTAGCTTCGTGGGGCTGGAGAATCATAACCCTCTGCCTGTCTCCCAACCCCTGCAGGCTAAATGGCTCCCTCCCCAAGGGCGTGGAGGCCCAGAACAGAActctcttcttcaggggacccATCAACTACAGCCTGGCAGGAACCTACGTCTGTGAGGCCACCAACCCCATCGGCACCCGCTCAGGCCAGGTGGAGGTCAATATCACAGGTAGGAAGTTGCGTtcttccctgcctctccccacccactGCTTCCTCTGCTGCCAGCATCCCCTTCCTTAGGGCTGGGTCATGGGAGGAAGTTTGCTTCTCTTGTTCCtgcttctctgcttttcctttgaGCTGTGGCCGTTGGCCtcactttacttttctctttcctctatgAAGGCTGTGTGTGAAACAGGGTGACCCCGCTCAGCCAGAATGGGCAGGACAGAGtc
This genomic window from Bubalus bubalis isolate 160015118507 breed Murrah chromosome 16, NDDB_SH_1, whole genome shotgun sequence contains:
- the NECTIN1 gene encoding nectin-1 yields the protein MARMGLAGAAGRWWGLALGLTAFFLPGTQAQMVQVNDSMYGFIGTDVVLHCSFANPLPGVKITQVTWQKATNGSKQNVAIYNPAMGVSVLAPYRERVEFLRPSFTDGTIRLSRLELEDEGVYICEFATFPAGNRESQLNLTVMAKPTNWIEGTHAVLRARKGQDEKVLVATCTSANGKPPSVVSWETRLKGEAEYQEIRNPNGTVTVISRYRLVPSREAHRQSLACIVNYHMDRFWESLTLNVQYEPEVTIEGFDGNWYLQRMDVKLTCKADANPPATEYHWTTLNGSLPKGVEAQNRTLFFRGPINYSLAGTYVCEATNPIGTRSGQVEVNITEFPYTPSPPEHGRRAGPVPTAIIGGVVGSILLVLIVVGGIVVALRRRRHTFKGDYSTKKHVYGNGYSKAGIPQHHPPMAQNLQYPEDSDDDKKAGPLGGSSYEEEEDEEGGGGERKVGGPHSKYDEDAKRPYFTVDEAEARQDGYGDRTLGYQYDPEQLDLAENMVSQNDGSFISKKEWYV